The following proteins come from a genomic window of Halanaerobiales bacterium:
- a CDS encoding MBL fold metallo-hydrolase has product MFIKKIVSGMNSVNTYLVGDKDGKIAIVDPGTKNKDIIKIIEDFKLEPNKIINTHTHFDHIGGNEFLKKEYNLKIAIHKSEKGFLNNPAKNLSELLGNEVVSPEADLFLENGDMIKLGKYEFKVIHTPGHSPGGIALYNENEKVLFSGDTIFKTGVGRFDFSSSDKEKLVKSINKLLKLDDEVIVYPGHGGETTIGDFKSIWEKMKI; this is encoded by the coding sequence TTGTTTATTAAAAAAATTGTATCTGGGATGAATTCAGTAAATACTTATCTTGTAGGAGATAAAGATGGTAAAATAGCAATAGTTGATCCTGGAACTAAAAATAAAGATATTATTAAAATAATTGAGGATTTTAAATTAGAACCAAATAAAATAATAAACACACATACTCATTTTGACCATATCGGTGGAAATGAATTTTTAAAAAAAGAATATAATTTAAAAATTGCTATTCATAAATCTGAAAAAGGTTTTTTAAATAATCCTGCCAAAAATCTTTCTGAATTACTGGGTAATGAGGTTGTTAGTCCTGAGGCTGATCTTTTTTTAGAAAATGGAGATATGATTAAATTAGGTAAATATGAATTCAAAGTAATTCATACTCCAGGTCACAGTCCAGGTGGAATAGCATTATATAATGAAAATGAAAAAGTTCTTTTTTCTGGAGATACAATTTTTAAAACAGGTGTAGGAAGATTTGATTTTTCAAGTTCAGATAAGGAAAAATTAGTAAAATCTATAAATAAATTATTAAAATTAGATGATGAGGTAATAGTTTATCCAGGGCATGGTGGAGAAACAACCATAGGTGATTTTAAAAGTATATGGGAG
- the dtd gene encoding D-aminoacyl-tRNA deacylase, translated as MRALVQRVKKAKVTVKNNEKGSINEGLLVFLGIGKDDNKEDINYLVDKIINLRIFEDEDEKMNLSALNLKKEILVVSQFTLYGDCSQGRRPSFFEAASPEKAEKLYNLFVNEMDNSELNIETGEFKAMMDVELVNDGPVTLWLDTDEK; from the coding sequence TCTTGTACAGAGGGTAAAAAAAGCAAAAGTTACAGTAAAAAATAACGAAAAAGGAAGTATTAATGAAGGATTATTAGTATTTTTAGGTATAGGAAAAGATGATAATAAAGAAGATATAAATTATTTAGTAGATAAAATAATAAATCTACGTATTTTTGAAGATGAAGATGAGAAAATGAATCTATCTGCTTTAAATTTAAAAAAAGAAATTTTAGTAGTTTCTCAATTTACTTTATATGGTGATTGTAGTCAGGGTAGACGTCCAAGCTTTTTTGAAGCTGCTTCTCCTGAAAAAGCTGAAAAACTATATAATCTTTTTGTGAATGAGATGGATAATAGTGAGCTAAATATTGAAACTGGTGAATTTAAAGCTATGATGGATGTTGAATTAGTAAATGATGGTCCTGTTACTCTTTGGCTGGATACTGATGAAAAATAG